The following proteins are encoded in a genomic region of Rickettsiales bacterium:
- the rnr gene encoding ribonuclease R → MKRKSKNAPHHHKRKGGHTTTSSAHSSDVAELIVTGVSEDGYVTATPKDWNPRKSPPHISVEDSRSGPAVGVGDRILAKLRKINPHRFEAQVIRILPEEAEKHIVGIFVSHKGGGGVIHPVSHKNKEFYNVSAEEINDAQNGELVSGLVIPGPRLRGMEQARITKRLGSPEDPHAASLIASHMHRLPMNFSKAAMEEAKLAPRPHLEPGREDLRAFPLVTIDGEDARDFDDAVFAEPDSDPSNPGGFHLIVAVADVAYYVKPESALDKEAFERGNSVYFPDRVIPMLPEHLSNDLCSLRPNEDRYCLAVHLWIDAGGVTRRYKFVRAFMRSQARLTYTEVEKDLADPNRNPLVTHLFAAYKALAKERDARGTLEIQLPEYKVMFDAEGNISHIAPRLQLESHRLIEAFMIAANVAAANYLISHKAPGIYRVHEKPSEEKVLGLRKFLSLSGYSIPKGTLGPEKLNRILHQAQDRPNGNLVHSMVLRSQMQAYYSERNLGHYGLALEEYCHFTSPIRRYADLIVHRSLTAYLRKDKTSAPAEDTLSAIAQHISETERTAMLAERDAMDRYRVSYMTRHIGDVFSGTIVSVNEFGLYVALADNGINGFIPVRNLGQDFFIYNRNLACLESRNGRQRFSLGDTIIVCVVEANVTIGSLIFKPEGNLPPPSHRHSKKKSRKPQAHKKSHGRQKYKKKGA, encoded by the coding sequence ATGAAAAGAAAATCGAAAAACGCTCCCCATCACCATAAACGCAAAGGTGGCCATACCACCACCTCTTCCGCCCACTCGTCCGATGTGGCCGAGCTTATTGTGACAGGAGTGAGTGAAGACGGCTACGTTACCGCCACTCCCAAGGACTGGAATCCCCGTAAGAGCCCGCCTCATATCAGCGTTGAAGATTCCCGCTCAGGCCCGGCCGTAGGGGTGGGAGATCGCATTCTGGCAAAGCTGCGGAAAATCAATCCTCACAGGTTTGAGGCACAGGTGATCCGTATCCTCCCTGAAGAAGCGGAAAAGCATATTGTAGGCATTTTCGTTTCGCATAAAGGCGGTGGCGGCGTCATTCACCCGGTCAGTCACAAGAATAAGGAATTTTATAATGTCAGCGCCGAGGAAATAAACGACGCGCAGAACGGCGAGCTGGTAAGCGGACTCGTTATTCCCGGCCCACGCCTACGCGGCATGGAACAGGCGCGTATTACGAAACGGTTAGGCTCTCCCGAGGATCCGCATGCCGCCAGCCTGATTGCCTCTCATATGCATCGCCTGCCGATGAATTTCAGCAAAGCGGCGATGGAAGAAGCGAAGCTCGCCCCTCGCCCTCACCTCGAGCCAGGCCGTGAAGATCTCCGGGCTTTTCCTTTGGTCACAATTGACGGAGAAGATGCCCGCGACTTCGACGATGCTGTGTTTGCGGAACCTGACAGCGATCCTTCCAATCCGGGCGGGTTTCACTTGATCGTCGCGGTTGCGGATGTTGCTTATTATGTTAAGCCGGAAAGCGCACTGGACAAAGAGGCCTTCGAGCGCGGCAATTCAGTCTACTTTCCCGACCGCGTGATTCCCATGCTGCCGGAACATCTTTCCAATGATTTATGTTCGCTGAGGCCGAATGAAGATCGCTACTGCCTAGCCGTTCATCTCTGGATTGATGCGGGCGGCGTTACACGGCGCTATAAGTTTGTCCGTGCGTTTATGCGTTCGCAGGCGCGCCTTACTTACACAGAAGTGGAGAAAGACCTTGCCGATCCCAATCGTAATCCTTTAGTCACCCATCTTTTTGCTGCGTATAAGGCGCTTGCAAAAGAGCGTGACGCGCGCGGCACGCTGGAAATCCAGCTGCCGGAATATAAGGTGATGTTCGACGCGGAAGGCAATATCAGCCATATCGCTCCTCGCCTGCAATTGGAGAGCCATCGCCTGATCGAAGCGTTCATGATCGCTGCCAATGTGGCCGCGGCAAACTATCTCATCAGCCATAAGGCACCGGGTATTTACCGCGTGCATGAAAAGCCTTCGGAAGAAAAAGTGCTGGGACTGCGCAAGTTCCTGAGCCTTTCGGGCTATTCTATTCCCAAAGGCACGCTTGGGCCTGAGAAATTGAACCGCATTTTGCACCAAGCCCAAGACAGGCCGAACGGGAATCTTGTCCATAGCATGGTACTGCGCAGCCAGATGCAGGCTTATTACAGCGAGCGGAATCTCGGGCATTATGGGCTTGCACTGGAAGAATACTGTCATTTCACCTCACCCATACGGCGTTATGCCGATCTTATTGTGCATCGCTCCCTGACGGCTTACCTCCGAAAGGATAAGACTTCCGCTCCTGCAGAAGATACGCTCTCTGCCATAGCGCAGCATATTTCTGAAACGGAACGCACCGCAATGCTTGCGGAGCGCGACGCCATGGACCGTTACCGTGTCAGCTACATGACGCGCCATATAGGGGATGTTTTTTCCGGCACGATTGTTTCTGTCAATGAATTCGGACTGTATGTGGCCCTTGCGGATAATGGTATTAACGGATTTATCCCCGTTCGGAACCTTGGACAGGATTTCTTCATCTATAACCGTAATCTGGCCTGCCTTGAATCCCGTAACGGCAGGCAACGCTTCAGTCTGGGCGATACTATTATCGTTTGCGTTGTGGAAGCGAATGTGACTATCGGAAGCCTTATTTTCAAGCCGGAAGGCAATCTCCCACCTCCTTCTCATAGACATTCGAAGAAGAAATCCAGAAAGCCGCAGGCGCATAAGAAATCGCATGGGCGTCAAAAGTACAAAAAGAAAGGCGCATAA
- a CDS encoding DUF763 domain-containing protein, whose amino-acid sequence MRKTAELPLHGGKAPPWLFNRMVEMAGAISTLIVRDQGPQELLRRLSDPFWFQAFGCVLGFDWHSSGVTTTVCGALKEATKKYGGDMGIAVCGGKGATSRKTPGDIEQACRKIGADAAPFIYASKLSAKVDNTAIQDGYQLYHHVFLFVPGENNWCVVQQGMNERNRYARRYHWLAEQMQDFVIEPHAAIACDTRENSLNLVAREGIAHQQAILRLGREHPDRILKEIRPLLTDKPLPLFDRFESNSAAFQPDYYLPHRHTLTTANISPDALKKVLLKTYERQAPEFEQLLGEPGIGTQAMRSLSLIAEVVYNAPASHRDPAAYSFAHGGKDGHPYEVNRELYDANLARLRETINQAKIGVFDKTKALQSLAEFTERLH is encoded by the coding sequence ATGCGAAAAACAGCGGAACTACCCTTACATGGCGGCAAAGCGCCTCCGTGGCTCTTTAACCGTATGGTCGAGATGGCCGGAGCCATCAGCACGCTGATCGTGCGTGACCAGGGGCCTCAGGAGTTGCTGCGCCGCCTTTCCGACCCTTTCTGGTTTCAGGCTTTCGGTTGCGTCTTGGGGTTTGACTGGCATTCGAGCGGTGTCACCACCACCGTGTGCGGAGCGCTAAAAGAAGCCACGAAGAAATATGGCGGTGACATGGGGATTGCCGTCTGCGGCGGCAAAGGTGCCACCAGCCGCAAAACCCCCGGAGATATCGAACAGGCTTGTCGTAAGATCGGTGCCGATGCCGCGCCTTTTATCTATGCGAGCAAATTATCCGCCAAAGTGGATAACACCGCCATTCAGGATGGCTATCAGCTATACCATCATGTGTTTTTATTTGTACCGGGTGAAAACAACTGGTGCGTCGTTCAGCAGGGAATGAACGAGCGTAATCGCTATGCGCGGCGTTATCATTGGCTGGCCGAGCAGATGCAGGATTTCGTGATCGAGCCGCATGCTGCAATCGCCTGCGACACGCGCGAAAACTCACTTAACCTCGTCGCACGCGAAGGCATAGCCCATCAGCAGGCCATTCTGCGTCTGGGACGTGAGCATCCAGATCGTATCTTGAAAGAAATTCGGCCACTGCTCACCGATAAGCCCCTCCCGCTGTTCGACCGATTCGAGAGCAACAGCGCCGCTTTCCAGCCGGATTACTATCTGCCGCATCGCCATACACTAACGACAGCCAATATCAGTCCTGATGCGCTTAAGAAAGTGCTGCTCAAAACCTATGAGCGGCAGGCGCCTGAATTTGAGCAATTGCTCGGCGAACCGGGGATAGGCACTCAGGCAATGCGTTCACTGAGCCTGATTGCGGAAGTGGTGTACAATGCACCGGCCAGCCACCGTGACCCGGCGGCCTATAGCTTCGCCCATGGAGGCAAGGACGGTCATCCTTACGAGGTCAATCGCGAACTGTATGACGCTAATCTCGCTAGGCTGCGTGAAACTATCAACCAGGCGAAGATCGGTGTGTTCGATAAGACGAAAGCACTGCAATCGCTTGCGGAATTTACTGAAAGATTGCATTAG